Proteins encoded together in one Penicillium digitatum chromosome 1, complete sequence window:
- a CDS encoding Para-Rep C2: protein MVAFVKFRLDRNVQLPRPGDLTSVTRGSKKRKRATLEAEIEAKRLRQEFVEHDEYDLRKMDRPWQIQLCKELEEAPDDRTIHWVYGPEGNEGKSTFVKCLMKKGWVMVNAGAAADMKDQYTQQGMTKNMVVDIPRYVQGVEYSGVYSLVEEVKNRLIASTKYRPEQVVDVSRVHVVVMSNKKPDMEMLSKDRICLHDLSPQSVEVDCGDRPHSC, encoded by the exons TTCAACTGCCCCGACCCGGAGACTTAACTAGTGTCACCAGAGGATCGAAGAAGCGGAAGCGTGCGACTCTTGAAGCTGA GATCGAAGCCAAACGCCTACGGCAAGAGTTCGTCGAGCACGATGAATATGATTtgcggaagatggatcgcCCTTGGCAGATCCAATTATGCAAAGAGCTTGAAGAAGCCCCTGATGATCGTACGATCCACTGGGTGTACGGGCCCGAGGGTAATGAGGGCAAATCTACATTTGTCAAGTGTCTTATGAAGAAAGGCTGGGTTATGGTCAATGCCGGTGCGGCAGCTGATATGAAAGATCAGTATACTCAGCAAGGAATGACCAAGAATATGGTCGTTGATATTCCTCGCTATGTGCAAGGAGTGGAGTATTCTGGTGTCTACTCGCTTGTGGAAGAAGTTAAGAATCGGTTGATCGCGTCTACGAAGTACCGACCGGAACAGGTCGTTGATGTTAGCAGAGTACATGTTGTTGTGATGTCCAACAAGAAGCCGGATATGGAGATGCTCAGCAAGGATAGAATATGTTTACATGATTTGTCACCTCAGAGTGTTGAGGTTGATTGTGGTGATAGGCCACACAGTTgttag